From one Anopheles cruzii chromosome 3, idAnoCruzAS_RS32_06, whole genome shotgun sequence genomic stretch:
- the LOC128274494 gene encoding TBC1 domain family member whacked, which translates to MAMSPTSNSSASATSVSLLNRQSSKNADTVSVCSTTSAFSTCPDRHGFYGGNQFSEKPKKETLTREQTIAREKKWIHMTTHWSDYMNNNYKKVRERCRKGIPEALRQKAWFLLTGANHLMVKFPNHYRQLVAQPGNPHIIDEIRKDQHRQFPHHEMFIDDDKPGQKELFNVLKAYSVYNPNVGYCQAQAPIAAFLLMQLPAEQAFWCFVAICDKYLENYFTPGLEMLQRDAGMLNRLLKKTSPAAYRHLQKHNVDPLLYMTDWFLCALTRTLPWDTLLRVWDCFLCEGVRIFFKVALVIIGATLGPQKVRSQCNGLCETLAVLRSPPKKFLEEDFIMHHIFRLNITIDDFNREHKKQEMLHRKAKLEQQKTQQQQHGNGASNGTNSLGRNAA; encoded by the exons ATGGCGATGTCTCCCACGTCGAACAGCAGCGCTTCGGCGACGTCCGTTTCGCTGCTAAACCGACAGTCGAGCAAAAACGCGGACACCGTGTCCGTCTGCTCGACCACCAGTGCCTTCTCGACGTGCCCCGATCGGCACGGATTCTACGGTGGCAATCAGTTTTCGGAGAAgcccaaaaaagaaacgctaACGCGCGAGCAAACGATCGCGCGCGAAAAGAAGTGGATCCACATGACCACGCACTGGTCGGACTACATGAACAACAACTACAAGAAG GTGCGCGAACGTTGCCGAAAAGGTATCCCGGAAGCTTTGCGCCAGAAAGCGTGGTTTCTGTTAACCGGAGCCAACCATCTGATGGTGAAGTTCCCGAACCACTACCGGCAGCTTGTCGCCCAGCCCGGGAACCCACACATTATCGACGAAATACGCAAGGATCAGCACCGGCAGTTTCCACACCACGAAATGTTCATCGACGACGATAAACCGGGCCAGAAGGAGCTGTTCAACGTGCTGAAAGCGTACTCGGTGTACAATCCGAACGTTGGCTACTGTCAGGCGCAAGCACCGATCGCGGCCTTCCTGCTGATGCAACTCCCGGCCGAGCAAGCTTTCTGGTGCTTTGTCGCCATCTGCGATAA GTATCTTGAAAACTACTTCACACCCGGACTCGAGATGCTACAGCGAGACGCGGGCATGTTGAACCGATTGCTGAAGAAAACGTCACCCGCCGCGTACCGACACCTACAGAAGCACAACGTAGATCCGCTCCTCTACATGACCGATTGGTTCCTGTGTGCGCTGACTCGCACCCTGCCCTGGGACACGCTGTTGCGCGTCTGGGATTGCTTCCTGTGCGAGGGCGTCCGAATCTTCTTCAAGGTAGCGCTCGTAATCATTGGTGCGACACTCGGACCACAGAAAGTCCGCTCGCAGTGCAACGGGCTGTGCGAAACGCTTGCCGTGTTGCGATCGCCACCGAAAAAGTTCCTCGAGGAGGACTTCATTATGCACCACATTTTCCGGTTGAACATTACGATCGACGACTTTAATCGTGAACACAAGAAGCAAGAAATGTTACACCGAAAGGCGAAGCTGGAACAGCAGAaaacacaacagcagcagcacgggaaCGGAGCGTCCAATGGTACCAACAGTCTGGGCAGGAATGCGGCGTAG